One Malus domestica chromosome 11, GDT2T_hap1 genomic region harbors:
- the LOC103429985 gene encoding (2S)-flavanone 2-hydroxylase-like codes for MAVVELLSLFSVLFIVFLLLRSLSASKSQTLLPPGPFALPIIGHFHLLSPLIHQSFYKLSLQFGPLFSLRLGSVPCIVISSPDLAKESLKTHELSFISRSQSMAIQRLTYNSSLAFGPYDPYYKFIKKLSLNEFLSSRSVSNFASIRTQEYLRLFRLLAKKAESGEAVNLTEELPKLSNNVIAKMMLGNSKGSSAEGRDEEARLVVREVTRIFGEFNLSDFVWFCKKLDLQGFGKRIEDTHRRFDALVEKVISEREKLRKKNMKNEGGSGGEEVKDFLDILLDILEKGSAESEGVEFTRVHIKALVMDFFTAGTDTTAISMEWALAELINHPKVLEKAREEIDRVVGNRRIVVESDGPSLPYIQAIIKETLRLHPPVPMIPRKSVQKCNIGNYVIPENTMLFVNAWAIGRDPKYWENPLHFYPERFLAPLSGGGDGARALDLRGQHFQLLPFGTGRRICPGINLALQMLPALLGAMVQCFDWKVVGVNQKHMNGDEVLEMDERPGMATPRAHDLICIPVVRFDPELYP; via the exons ATGGCAGTCGTTGAGCTCCTCTCCCTCTTCTCGGTTCTCTTCATcgtgtttcttcttctccgatcCCTCTCTGCCTCCAAATCCCAAACCCTACTCCCTCCAGGCCCCTTTGCCCTACCCATCATCGGCCACTTCCACCTCCTCAGCCCTCTCATCCACCAATCCTTCTACAAACTCTCCCTCCAGTTCGGCCCTTTATTCTCTCTCCGCCTTGGCTCCGTCCCATGCATCGTCATTTCTTCCCCAGACCTCGCGAAAGAGTCCCTCAAGACCCACGAGCTCTCCTTCATATCCCGCTCTCAGTCCATGGCCATTCAGCGCCTCACCTACAACTCCTCCCTTGCATTTGGACCCTATGACCCTTATTATAAATTCATCAAGAAGCTCAGCCTGAATGAGTTTCTAAGCAGCCGTAGCGTCAGCAACTTCGCTTCTATTCGAACCCAAGAGTACCTAAGGCTTTTTAGGCTGTTGGCCAAGAAAGCTGAGAGTGGTGAAGCTGTTAATCTCACCGAGGAGTTACCAAAGCTTTCCAACAATGTGATCGCAAAAATGATGTTGGGGAATTCTAAGGGGTCTAGTGCTGAAGGCAGAGACGAGGAGGCTAGGCTTGTGGTGAGAGAGGTAACTAGGATTTTTGGGGAGTTTAACTTGTCagattttgtttggttttgcaaGAAGTTGGATTTGCAGGGATTTGGGAAGAGAATTGAAGACACTCATCGGAGATTCGACGCGTTGGTGGAGAAGGTTATTTCAGAACGTGAAAAACTGAGaaagaaaaacatgaaaaatgaaGGAGGCAGTGGTGGCGAGGAGGTGAAGGATTTTCTTGACATTTTGCTTGATATACTGGAAAAAGGGAGTGCTGAGAGTGAGGGGGTGGAATTTACAAGAGTGCACATCAAGGCTTTAGTCATG GATTTCTTCACGGCAGGTACAGATACAACCGCCATTTCAATGGAGTGGGCACTAGCAGAGCTCATCAACCACCCGAAGGTGCTGGAGAAAGCAAGGGAGGAGATTGATCGAGTCGTTGGGAATAGACGGATAGTCGTAGAATCAGACGGTCCAAGCCTTCCATACATACAAGCCATCATAAAAGAAACACTGAGACTGCACCCACCTGTGCCTATGATCCCAAGAAAGAGTGTACAAAAGTGTAACATTGGAAACTATGTGATCCCAGAAAACACAATGCTATTTGTGAATGCTTGGGCCATCGGAAGGGACCCAAAGTATTGGGAAAATCCTTTGCACTTTTACCCTGAAAGATTCTTAGCACCACTCAGTGGTGGAGGAGATGGAGCGCGTGCATTAGATCTTAGGGGGCAACATTTTCAGCTGCTTCCGTTTGGGACCGGGAGGAGGATATGCCCTGGTATAAACCTAGCCCTGCAAATGCTGCCAGCCCTACTTGGTGCAATGGTTCAATGCTTTGATTGGAAAGTTGTTGGGGTAAATCAGAAGCATATGAACGGTGATGAGGTTCTGGAAATGGATGAACGGCCAGGAATGGCAACTCCACGAGCCCATGATTTGATTTGTATTCCAGTGGTACGTTTTGATCCCGAGTTGTATCCTTGA